The proteins below come from a single Paroceanicella profunda genomic window:
- a CDS encoding 2-dehydro-3-deoxygalactonokinase: MSGAFCAAVDWGTSSFRLWLLDASGAPLAERRSDQGMSGLTGGGFGTVLESHLAALSAPADLPVVVCGMAGARQGWIEAPYVDTPAALDRVADHCVRPEHAAREVRILPGVAQRDPAAPDVMRGEETQLLGAFAGQDGAGLACMPGTHSKWVRLSGTRIDGFSTVMTGEMFAALGHHTILSHSLAEPEGEAAAAAFAAAVRRALARPEALVSEFFRIRAGGLLGFAAPGTGGGTLSGLLIGAEIAAARALAGLPEEVTLIASGAIAERYGTALALAGCTTRRIDADGAARAGLFAAATRLWPTRNRRD; this comes from the coding sequence ATGAGCGGGGCGTTCTGCGCCGCGGTGGACTGGGGCACCTCGAGCTTCCGGCTCTGGCTGCTGGACGCGTCCGGCGCGCCGCTGGCCGAGCGCCGCAGCGACCAGGGCATGTCCGGGCTCACCGGCGGCGGCTTCGGCACGGTGCTGGAGAGCCACCTCGCGGCGCTCTCCGCGCCCGCGGACCTGCCGGTGGTGGTCTGCGGCATGGCCGGGGCACGGCAGGGCTGGATCGAGGCACCCTATGTCGACACGCCGGCCGCGCTGGACAGGGTGGCGGACCACTGCGTGCGCCCGGAGCACGCGGCGCGCGAGGTGCGCATCCTGCCCGGCGTCGCGCAGCGCGACCCGGCCGCGCCGGACGTGATGCGCGGTGAGGAGACCCAGCTTCTGGGCGCCTTCGCCGGGCAGGACGGCGCCGGGCTCGCCTGCATGCCCGGCACGCATTCCAAGTGGGTACGGCTGTCGGGCACCCGGATCGACGGTTTCTCCACCGTGATGACCGGCGAGATGTTCGCCGCCCTGGGGCATCACACCATCCTCTCGCATTCGCTCGCGGAGCCCGAGGGCGAGGCGGCCGCGGCGGCCTTCGCGGCGGCGGTCCGGCGGGCGCTGGCCCGCCCGGAGGCCCTGGTGTCGGAGTTCTTCCGCATCCGCGCCGGCGGCCTGCTGGGCTTCGCCGCGCCGGGCACGGGCGGTGGCACGCTTTCCGGCCTGCTGATCGGCGCGGAGATCGCCGCCGCCCGGGCACTGGCCGGCCTGCCGGAGGAGGTGACGCTGATCGCCTCCGGCGCGATCGCGGAGCGTTATGGCACGGCACTTGCCCTTGCCGGCTGCACCACCCGGCGCATAGATGCAGACGGGGCCGCGCGGGCGGGGCTCTTTGCCGCCGCCACGCGCCTGTGGCCCACCCGGAACCGGAGAGACTGA
- a CDS encoding flavin reductase family protein, translating into MSADAPRRRFDFDTLSPLERYKLLIGSVVPRPIAWVTTVDPEGRVNAAPYSFFNVLSHDPALLALGVENHADMRRKDTSNNIRLTQEFTVNIVDHALVEAMNVTAVPFPPEVDELAAAGLTAVPGARVGCPYIAEAPVALECRNYTTLSIGRSREIVLGEVLAMHIRADLVNERLHVDPAGLDAVGRLGGQGYSTLRDRFDLPSMSLARWQESLAATEES; encoded by the coding sequence ATGAGTGCAGACGCCCCGCGCCGCCGCTTCGACTTCGACACGCTGAGCCCGCTCGAGCGCTACAAGCTGCTCATCGGCTCGGTCGTGCCGCGCCCCATCGCCTGGGTGACCACGGTGGACCCGGAGGGCCGGGTGAACGCCGCGCCCTACAGTTTCTTCAACGTGCTGTCGCATGACCCGGCACTGCTGGCGCTCGGGGTGGAGAACCACGCCGACATGCGCCGCAAGGACACAAGCAACAACATCCGCCTCACCCAGGAATTCACCGTGAACATAGTGGACCACGCGCTGGTGGAGGCGATGAACGTCACCGCGGTGCCCTTCCCGCCGGAGGTGGACGAACTGGCCGCGGCCGGGCTCACCGCCGTTCCGGGCGCGCGCGTGGGCTGCCCCTACATCGCCGAGGCGCCGGTGGCGCTGGAGTGCCGCAACTACACCACGCTGTCCATCGGCCGCTCACGCGAGATCGTGCTGGGCGAGGTGCTGGCGATGCACATCCGCGCGGACCTGGTGAACGAGCGCCTGCACGTGGACCCGGCCGGGCTGGACGCGGTGGGCCGCCTGGGCGGACAGGGCTATTCCACCCTGCGTGACCGGTTCGACCTGCCCTCGATGAGCCTCGCGCGGTGGCAGGAAAGCCTCGCCGCGACCGAGGAGAGCTGA
- a CDS encoding 2-dehydro-3-deoxy-6-phosphogalactonate aldolase, producing the protein MTQSTPWPAPRRPLVAILRGVGPQEIEGIAAALIEAGFEALEVPLNSPDPFRSIELARRLAPDTCLVGAGTVLEPAQVDRLHGAGGTLVVSPNVEPAVIRRATTLGMVTMPGVFTITEAFTALKAGASALKFFPASVLGPSGIRALRAVLPADAVVGAVGGVSETDFAAYVAAGTGAFGLGSSLYKPGFTAEEVGVRARAAVAAWDALSEG; encoded by the coding sequence ATGACCCAGAGCACCCCCTGGCCCGCGCCCCGGCGCCCGCTTGTCGCCATCCTGCGCGGCGTCGGCCCGCAGGAGATCGAGGGCATCGCCGCCGCGCTGATCGAGGCCGGGTTCGAGGCGCTGGAAGTGCCGCTGAATTCGCCGGACCCGTTCCGCTCCATCGAGCTGGCCCGGCGTCTCGCGCCCGACACTTGCCTCGTCGGCGCGGGCACGGTGCTGGAGCCGGCGCAGGTGGACCGGCTGCACGGCGCCGGCGGCACCCTGGTGGTGAGCCCGAACGTGGAGCCGGCGGTGATCCGCCGCGCCACCACGCTGGGCATGGTCACCATGCCCGGGGTGTTCACCATCACCGAGGCCTTCACGGCACTGAAGGCCGGGGCCTCGGCGCTGAAGTTCTTCCCCGCCAGCGTGCTGGGGCCCTCGGGCATCCGGGCGCTGCGCGCGGTGCTGCCGGCCGATGCGGTGGTGGGCGCGGTGGGCGGCGTGTCGGAGACCGATTTCGCGGCCTATGTGGCGGCCGGAACCGGCGCCTTCGGCCTCGGCTCCAGCCTCTACAAGCCGGGCTTCACCGCCGAGGAGGTGGGCGTGCGCGCCCGTGCCGCCGTGGCCGCCTGGGACGCCCTCTCCGAGGGCTGA